From the genome of Victivallis lenta:
ATCGACCTTCTCTCCGTCGATCAGAATCGATCCGGACCTGAGATTGCCGACACCCGAAACCAGCTCCGCCGTCTCGCTTCGCCCGGAACCGACCAGCCCGGCCAGCCCGACGATCTCGCCGCGGCGCAGCGTAAAGCCGACCCGGCTCACACGGCCGGAGCGGTCCGAAAGCTCCCGCGCCTCGAAAAACACGCGGCCGGGACGGGCGTCCGAAGCCGGGTAGAGCTCCTCAAGCTCGCGGCCGACCATAAGTTTGACCACCCGGTCGGCCGTCACGGCGGAACGCGCGCCCGAAAACACCTGCGCCCCGTCACGCAGCACGGTCACTTCGTCGGCGATGTCGAGCACGACATCCAGCCGATGCGAAATATAGACGACCGCCATCCCGGTATTGCGCAGTTCGCGGATGATCGCAAACAGCTCCTGCATCTCGCGGAGGGAAAGCGAAGCGGTCGGCTCGTCCAGAATCAGAATCTGCGCCTTGCGGTTCAGCGCTTTCAGGATCTCGACCTGCTGGCGTTTCGCCGGAGTCAGGTCCGCCACGACCGTGTCCGGCTTGAGCATGAAGCCGTGACAGTCGATCATATCATCGGCTTCGCGGTTCATCGCCCCGGTATCGAGCACCTGGACGAACCGGCCGCCGATCAGCCGTTCGACGCCGAGAAAAATATTTTCCGCCACGGTCAGGTCCGGCGCAAGATCCGACTCCTGGTGGACCATCGCAACTCCTGCCCGGACCGCTGCGGCCGGAGACGAAAAAGAGATTCGCGCTCCGCGCAGCAGAATTTCGCCGGAATCGGGCGGATAAATTCCGGCCAGAATTTTGGTCAGCGCCGACTTCCCGGCGCCGTTTTCGCCGCACAGGGCATGGATCGTGCCGGGACGAACGGCAAACGACACGTCGCGCAGCGCTTCGACCGCGCCGAAGCGCTTCGAAATATGCTTCATTTCAAAACTGTACACGATATCCGCCATTTCACAACCCCAATGCCGCCGGTTCGGACCTGATCATCTCATCGAGATTCGAACGGTTGACCACGAAAACCGGAATCGGCGTAACTGT
Proteins encoded in this window:
- a CDS encoding sugar ABC transporter ATP-binding protein, with the translated sequence MADIVYSFEMKHISKRFGAVEALRDVSFAVRPGTIHALCGENGAGKSALTKILAGIYPPDSGEILLRGARISFSSPAAAVRAGVAMVHQESDLAPDLTVAENIFLGVERLIGGRFVQVLDTGAMNREADDMIDCHGFMLKPDTVVADLTPAKRQQVEILKALNRKAQILILDEPTASLSLREMQELFAIIRELRNTGMAVVYISHRLDVVLDIADEVTVLRDGAQVFSGARSAVTADRVVKLMVGRELEELYPASDARPGRVFFEARELSDRSGRVSRVGFTLRRGEIVGLAGLVGSGRSETAELVSGVGNLRSGSILIDGEKVDIRSPREALKRKIAFVPDDRTWYGIIPCLSGAANLLLAGYVRFGMRFFAPPWRERRIGERFGRRFGFGWPSARTRGAELDAGTRRKIQIARWMISGAELLILDEPTRGVGVEVRRQIYEMMLKFAKRGRTILLISSNLNELFGVTDRILVMRNGRMAGNLNTKESTPEEVMHLAAVDDL